From one Eptesicus fuscus isolate TK198812 chromosome 3, DD_ASM_mEF_20220401, whole genome shotgun sequence genomic stretch:
- the LOC129147587 gene encoding translation initiation factor IF-2-like — MAWRGEGRGRPRPPGGGGRSAAAGGGSEALGGSRAGIAAEPRTREAAAAAARWGRHGPRPPVASRPPLHPKGRARRAPGEVGRGRLRGASRTEPGRGAAAPREMFGL, encoded by the coding sequence ATGGCGTGGAGAGGCGAGGGGAGGGGCCGGCCGCGGCCGCCGGGCGGCGGAGGGAGGagcgcggcggcgggcggcgggagcgAGGCGCTCGGAGGCAGCCGCGCAGGCATTGCAGCAGAGCCCCGAActcgggaggcggcggcggcggcggcgaggtgGGGACGGCACGGCCCACGCCCGCCCGTGGCCTCGCGTCCGCCACTGCACCCGAAGGGAAGAGCTCGCCGGGCGCCGGGGGAGGTCGGGCGCGGGCGCCTCCGCGGAGCGAGCCGGACGGAGCCCGGGCGCGGAGCCGCGGCGCCTCGG